Proteins encoded within one genomic window of Aphelocoma coerulescens isolate FSJ_1873_10779 chromosome 9, UR_Acoe_1.0, whole genome shotgun sequence:
- the ACTL6A gene encoding actin-like protein 6A produces MSGGVYGGDEVGALVFDIGSYTVRAGYAGEDCPKVDFPTAIGVVLERDNGSTLMEIDGDKGKQGGPTYYIDTNALRVPRENMEAISPLKNGMIEDWDSFQAILDHTYKMHIKSEASLHPVLMSEAPWNTRAKREKLTELMFEHYNIPAFFLCKTAVLTAFANGRSTGLILDSGATHTTAIPVHDGYVLQQGIVKSPLAGDFITMQCRELFQEMNIEIIPPYMIASKEAVREGSPANWKRKEKLPQVTRSWHNYMCNCVIQDFQASVLQVSDSTYDEQVAAQMPTVHYEFPNGYNCDFGAERLKIPEGLFDPSNVKGLSGNTMLGVSHVVTTSVGMCDIDIRPGLYGSVIVAGGNTLIQSFTDRLNRELSQKTPPSMRLKLIANNTTVERRFSSWIGGSILASLGTFQQMWISKQEYEEGGKQCVERKCP; encoded by the exons ATGAGCGGCGGCGTGTACGGGGGAG ATGAAGTTGGGGCTCTGGTTTTTGACATTGGCTCGTACACAGTGAGAGCAGGCTATGCAGGCGAGGACTGCCCAAAG GTTGATTTTCCAACAGCCATTGGTGTGGTGCTAGAAAGGGACAATGGCAGCACTCTGATGGAGATAGATGGTGACAAGGGCAAACAAGGGGGCCCGACGTACTACATAGACACCAATGCCCTGAGAGTTCCAAGAGAGAATATGGAAGCCATTTCACCTTTAAAAAATGGAATGA TTGAAGACTGGGATAGTTTCCAGGCAATTTTGGATCACACTTACAAGATGCATATTAAATCTGAAGCAAGTTTGCATCCTGTCCTTATGTCTGAAGCACCA TGGAATACCAGAGCAAAGCGTGAAAAACTGACGGAATTGATGTTTGAACACTACAACATCCCAGCTTTTTTCTTGTGTAAAACTGCTGTTCTGACAGC TTTTGCTAATGGGAGATCTACAGGTCTCATCTTGGATAGTGGGGCAACACACACCACTGCTATTCCAGTGCATGATGGATATGTGCTTCAGCAAG GTATTGTAAAATCACCACTTGCAGGAGATTTTATCACTATGCAGTGCCGGGAATTGTTTCAGGAAATGAACATAGAGATAATTCCTCCATATATGATTGCTTCAAAG GAGGCAGTTCGTGAGGGGTCACCAGCAAAttggaagagaaaagagaagttgCCCCAGGTCACCAGGTCTTGGCACAATTACATGTGTAAT TGTGTCATTCAGGACTTCCAGGCTTCTGTCCTCCAAGTATCAGATTCAACCTATGATGAACA GGTAGCAGCACAGATGCCAACAGTTCATTACGAGTTCCCCAACGGCTACAACTGTGACTTTGGTGCTGAGCGTCTGAAAATTCCTGAGGGATTGTTTGACCCTTCCAATGTAAAG GGTTTATCTGGTAACACGATGTTGGGTGTGAGCCACGTTGTCACAACAAGCGTTGGAATGTGTGATATAGACATCAGGCCG ggTCTCTATGGCAGCGTGATTGTagcaggaggaaacactctaATACAGAGTTTCACAGACAGATTGAACAGGGAGCTGTCTCAGAAAACCCCACCG AGCATGCGCCTGAAGTTGATAGCGAACAACACGACTGTGGAGCGGAGGTTCAGCTCGTGGATTGGGGGCTCCATTTTGGCTTCTTTG gGTACTTTCCAACAGATGTGGATTTCTAAACAAGAATatgaagaaggaggaaaacagtGTGTAGAAAGAAAATGTCCTTAG